CCCTCGTCGTCCGTGGTTCGTCCTTTAGGGTCACCAGTACAAACACGATCCAAGTAGTGTTTAAATACCTCCACTCGCGCAGCTTTGTCAGGCATCTCAATGTTAATCTTGCGGTCAAACCGACCCTCACGAAGGAGTGCCTTGTCAATATTGTCCTGAAAGTTCGTTGCTGCCATGACGATAAGTACGTCGGAACCTGAATTCAACCCATCGAGCTCCGCGAGGAGTTGATTGATTGTCCGGTTTTCTTCACTGCTGACAGACCCTCCCCGTTTTCCCGCACGTGAACCTATGGCGTCAATTTCATCAATGAAAATAATTGCGGGTGCGGCTCCTCTAGCTTCCTCAAACAACTCCCTGACACGCTTAGGTCCGCTGCCACCCATTAACTCAATAAAGTCTGAGCCGCTGCAACTAAAGAATGGCACATCCGCCTCACCAGCAACAGCTTTTGCCAGCAAGGTTTTTCCAGTTCCTGGTTCACCAGTCAGTAAGCACCCCTTCGGAAGTCGCGCACCCAGGCGCGTAAACTGGTTTGGGTTCTTCAGAAATTCCACATAATGACGAACCTCCTCCTTAGCCTCAGGTATGCCGATCACATCGCTAAACCTTGTGCCTTTCACTTCAACACGGAATTGTCGCTTCTTTATTGGCATCATTTGTTCCATAAAGCTATCAAACATATTGTTTTTGGCTCCCGTAGGGGACTGGCGGCGCATGTAAACCCACGACAGTGCGATTGGCACACCGAACCACAGTAAAGGCCCAAGTGATGGACGCAGCCAGTTATCCTCAGTGCGCGACCGATGGGCATAGGCGTCGTTGAGCCCACGGACGTATTCGGAGTTGGTGTTGCTAGCAGTGCTCATGTCTTAAATGCTGCGGAGCACGGTCGGAAAAATGTAATGTACTTAATTCTTTCCAAAGGAACACATGAATTGCCCaccagaaaaagaaaagagtaaaaaataaagataatatgatttttcccccttttttttaagaaagTTTACAACCACTAAAGTCAGGTTAGAATAAGAGGAAAGCACCGGTAGAACACAAACTGGAGCGAAGATGAAATACACATGGCAACGGCGAgcatccccctttttttttttcacacaaACCGAATAATATAAAGGTTTCCCTAATATTTTCTTGTACTATTCACAGAAACTGCCA
The genomic region above belongs to Trypanosoma brucei brucei TREU927 chromosome 10, whole genome shotgun sequence and contains:
- a CDS encoding zinc metallopeptidase, putative — its product is MSTASNTNSEYVRGLNDAYAHRSRTEDNWLRPSLGPLLWFGVPIALSWVYMRRQSPTGAKNNMFDSFMEQMMPIKKRQFRVEVKGTRFSDVIGIPEAKEEVRHYVEFLKNPNQFTRLGARLPKGCLLTGEPGTGKTLLAKAVAGEADVPFFSCSGSDFIELMGGSGPKRVRELFEEARGAAPAIIFIDEIDAIGSRAGKRGGSVSSEENRTINQLLAELDGLNSGSDVLIVMAATNFQDNIDKALLREGRFDRKINIEMPDKAARVEVFKHYLDRVCTGDPKGRTTDDEGQPLQVDDRISNLVLAKELADMTPGLSPATIATVVNEAALQSGIQEKKLVEKESFLEAVDNTLVGSKHRNRQSETSLRRTAIHETGHALTAWMLPTVKRVLKVSVVPRGQALGYTQRAGNEYHEYQTNATLLADMVVMLGGRAAEEALLGNPSAGAMDDLQRATDLALKQMMAFGMDADAGLLAYHPESTQAGRMFVNYSNKAQHLAEKEAMKLVSLSYQMAVDIIKNNTEKVEIVVGELLSKKELMSADLERLWGERPVTPTVEQLVGKLMDAQNQPQY